In the genome of Magnolia sinica isolate HGM2019 chromosome 2, MsV1, whole genome shotgun sequence, one region contains:
- the LOC131237625 gene encoding uncharacterized protein LOC131237625: protein MAEIPVSKSNQHLNQQLQHLESLFSALEPSPTSIARSHPQNPISFLPMRRGRNYEYYSQLRESKLRRKKSEADASKTTPKKKVSFVGGGGPLVGRNEMVVGRSVPDFSAVLRKENKKPNSEMTPPLAGGSKVGWRGGGSKSAGGGDKRGGGPGGPCGPGMLRKSCVNLKELKGMSAAAAFAIDEEGRGGRGRGMRKGVLGQRQ, encoded by the coding sequence ATGGCAGAAATCCCAGTTTCCAAATCAAACCAACATCTAAACCAGCAGCTCCAGCATCTCGAATCCCTGTTCTCTGCCCTCGAACCGTCTCCGACTTCCATTGCCCGATCCCATCCCCAAAACCCCATATCATTCCTTCCAATGCGCCGTGGGCGCAATTACGAATACTACTCCCAGCTAAGAGAATCAAAGCTCCGACGTAAGAAATCTGAAGCGGATGCCAGTAAAACGACACCCAAGAAGAAGGTTTCGTTCGTCGGCGGTGGTGGGCCGCTCGTGGGCCGGAACGAAATGGTGGTCGGTCGATCGGTGCCGGATTTTTCTGCGGTGTTGAGGAAGGAGAATAAGAAGCCGAATTCGGAAATGACGCCTCCATTGGCGGGGGGATCGAAGGTGGGTTGGAGAGGGGGAGGGAGTAAATCTGCAGGTGGGGGAGATAAAAGAGGAGGTGGGCCTGGTGGGCCATGTGGGCCTGGTATGCTAAGGAAGAGCTGTGTGAATTTGAAGGAATTGAAGGGAATGTCAGCAGCTGCTGCTTTTGCTATTGATGAGGAAGGGAGAGGAGGGAGGGGTAGGGGGATGAGGAAGGGTGTCTTGGGTCAGAGACAATGA